The following is a genomic window from Opitutus sp. GAS368.
GCAAGCTGGCGCTGCGCCTGGCCGAGCCGCCCGCCGACGTCGCCACCGAATTTGCCCACCCCGAATGGCTGGTCGCACGCTGGACGCAGCAGTTCGGCGCCGCGACGACCAGAAAACTGCTCGAATGGAACCAGCAGCCCGCGCCGGTCTATGCGCGCTGGCGCATCGACGCCCCGGTGCCCGAGTTCCTCGCGCCGACCAAGTGGCCGGGCTTTTATGAAGTGAAGCCGGGCAAGTGGGACGAGATCCGCCGGCTGGCGAACGAGGGCGCGCTTTACCTGCAGGACCCGTCCACGCGGTTGTGCATCGGGTTGCTCGCGCCGCAGCCGGGCGAGATCATCCTGGACGCCTGCGCCGCACCCGGCGGCAAGAGCCTGTTCATCGCCGACACCATGAAAACGGGCAAGGTGGTCGCCTTGGACGAACCCGGCGAGCCGGGCAAGGTGGACATCCGCCTGGTGCGCCTGAAGGAAAATCTCTCCCGCGCGCCCGCCGGCGTGGAGGTGGCGCAGGTCGAGGCCGACCTGCGCAAGGTGAACACCGACTTCTACCGGAATCTCAACCTGCCGCTCAGCTACGACGGCGTGTTGCTCGACGCCCCCTGCTCCAACACCGGCGTCATGCGCCACCGCATCGACGTGAAGTGGCGGCTGCAGGACGGCGACTTCGCGCGCCACGCCGAGCAGCAGCTCGAGCTGCTCCACGCCGCGGCGCGGCTGGTGCGACCGGGCGGCCGCATCGTCTACAGCACGTGCTCGGTCGACGCGCAGGAAAACGAGCAGGTCATCAAGGGCTTCTTCGACAGCCGCGCCGGCGGACCCTTCAGGCTCGAGGCCGGCGTGCAGGCCTACCCGTGGAAGGACGGCCACGACGGGGCGGGGGCATTCCTGCTGAAGAAGGGCGATTGAACGCAGGCGGCGCCTGAACCTCCCGCCTAAGTATACTATTAGGGGGTGTCTTCAAACTTCCGAAAAGGACCACTAATGAGATTTCACCAATGATGAAATCCACGGAAACCGCTCCGGCTGATCGCCTGCGCGGTGGGCTTCGGGGGCCCGCTAATCGCGGGCAGAGAGGGCGGCGATCAGCCGCCCCCTGAACCTGGCGGCGGAGGCGATCAGCCGGAGCAGTGAAAGTAGATTCCGCCCTTGGCGGAATCCTTTTAGTGGTCCCCCCTTCCGGGCTTTGAAAACACTCCCTCGTTGACATCGGGTCGCCTCGGTTAATGTCAACTAATAGTATACTTAGGCTTTGGGAGCGTCGCCGGACGAGAGACCAGCGGGCTTGGGCGCCAATCACGGCACCAGCTCGAAGACCGGCACCTCCACGTCGGTCTCTTTCGTGCCGGTGAGGAAGGTATAGGTGATCTTCGGGGTGGTCTTCACGAGCGCGGCGTAACGGTCGTAGCCCCATTTGTCCACCGGCTCGCCGTTGATGCGGATGCAGAGGTCGCCGGCCTGCACTGGCAGCGCCGCGGTCGGCGTGTCGGGGATGACGGTGAGCACGCGCCAGTAGACCGGGCCGCGGGTGAAAGACAGGCCGGTGGAGCGGCGCGGCTCCATCGTCACGGGGCCGTCGGCGTCGTGGATGAAGGTCACCTGGTTGCGGCGCTGGTCGAAGGTCAGGACGAAATGCCGGAGGAACTCGCCGCCGATGGAGGAAAGCTGCTCGGTGAGGTCCACGATCGGTTTATCGATGGTGTGGGCGCCGATCAGCACGCTTTGGTTGAGCCGGCCGGTGAGCTGGCGGCGGTCGCCCGACAGCGACGAGATGATGGTGCCGATCCGCGGGCCGTTGGCGAAGCGCGGGTGCAGGCCGACGGGATTGAGGCTCAGGCTGCCGTCGCTGCCGGAATCGACGAGCACGACGAACGACTCGTTGCCCATCTGGATCGGGATGAGCGGCGTGCCCTGCTGGTTGTTGAAGGCGATGGTCGAGACCCGCGGGGTCTGCTTCGGCGGCGGGGCGAACGCCGCGGGGTAGGGCGCGACGACGAGCCGCGCCCCCGGATAGTCGAGCGTGAGGAGCGTGTTCCGGAAAACGGGGAAGCCGATGATGCCGTCGATCGGCAGGCCGAGGTGGCCCGACAGCTCGGTAAAGTCGAAGATGAGCGCCGGCACGCGCTCGAAGAGCGACTCACCCAGCCAGAGCCTGCGCAGGATGGTGGCCTCGAGCTCGAGCTCGCCGCCGCTGGCGGAGCGCACGCGGACCCGCTGGGGCGTCGCATCCTTCCTGGGCTTCACGGCGATCCGCCTGGCCAGCGCCGGCGAGACATAGCTGACCGTCGAACCCGTATCCACGAGGAAGCGGTAGACCGAGCCGTCCTCCTGCTTGCTCTCGATCACGAAGAAATTCGAGATGATGCGGGCCGGCAGGACGGTGGCCTTGACCTCCACCACGGTCCGGCCGGGCGCGCGGCGGGACACGGTGGAGCAACCGGTCACGAGCAGAAGGCAGAGGACGGAGGACAGAAGACAGAGGACAGCCGGGCGGCCCCGCCAATTTAAGACCTGAAATCTGAGACCTGTGATCATTTATGCGGCTGGGGCAGGGCGAGGCCGAGGGCGAAGGCGAAGCCAGAGATGACGGCGGCGGCGGTGAACACACAGCGCGAGCCAAACAGCCAGAATCCGGCCCCGGCCAGCAGCGGCGTAATCGCGCGGGACAGCGAACCGAGGGAACGGAAGATGCCCAGCACCCGGCCCTGTTCCTCCGGGCCGCTGTAGAGGGAGATGAGCCCGCTGGTGGCGGGATTCACGAGGCCCGAACCGAGGGCGAGGCAGGCGAGGCCCGCGTAGAGCATCCAGGGCTGCACCGCGAAGCCGATGACGAACAGGCCGGCGGCGGAGGCGGCGAGGCCGGAGTTGAGCACGCGGACCTCGTCGATCTTCGCCAGCAGCTTGCGGACGATGTAGCCCTGCGTGACAATCGCGCAGAGTCCGAGGAAGCCGAGGAGGAAGCCGTTCTGCCGCGCGGTGTAGCCGAAACGCTCGGCGGCGAGGAAGGTCAGCGAGGTCTCCATCGCCACGAAGGCGACCGAATAGGTGAACGCCACGAGGTTGGCGCGGCGCACGGCGGGGTTGGCCAGGCCGAGGATGGCCGCGAGCGGGTTGCGGATGCGCGGATCGCGCGCCTCGGCGCGGGCGGCGGGCGTGAGCGATTCCCGGAACCGCCAGTAGATCCAGCCGAGGTTGACGAGACAGAGGCTGAGCGCGATGAGCGCGGGCACGGAGAACGGGTTGACGCCGAAACGGGCGAGCGACGGATGGCGGGCGAGCAGGTTGAGGGACGCCGTCAGGGCGCCAAGGGTCGGCCCGGTGACGAGACCGAGGCCGAAAGCGGCGCCGACGAGACCCATCGCCTTGGCGCGCTCGGCGCGTGTGGTGACGTCGGCCACGGCGGCGGTCGCGACGGAAAGGTTGCCGCTGAAGGCGCCGGTCACGATGCGCGAGAGCAAGAACAGCCAGAACGAGCCGCTGAGCACCCAGACCAGGTAGCCCAGCGCGGTGCCGGCGACCGTGAGCAAGAGCACCCCGCGGCGGCCGCGCTTGTCGGAGATGGCGCCCCAGAACGGCGCAAAGATGAACTGCAGGATGGAGAAGAAGGAGCTGAGCACGCCACCGAAGAGGACGGCGGCGAAGGCGTTGTCGCGGCCCAGGCTGTGCGCGATGGCGTTGGACTGCCCCAGCATCCACCCGAGCAGGCCGCCGTGGCCGTCCACGTTGAGGTAATAATTGATGAGATCCGGCCCGAGGGGGAAGATGATCGAGAAGCCGATCAGGTCGATGTAGAGCGTCAGGAAGATGACGCCGAGGGAAAGCGGCTTGGGCCCGGAGGAGGGCGCGGCGGAGACGGGGCTGGCGGCGGCGGAGATCAAGAAGCGGCGAAGGTTGAGCGAAAGACGCCGCTGCGCAAAGCCTCTTTCCGCCCGCCGGCGGGATTAACGAAATTTAGCGGGGCGGGACAGCCGGGCTAATCACGGCCTGCACCTTCCGCGGGAGCCTGGCCACGACCAGGTCGTAACTTCGGCGGATGCGGGCGAGCAGCTGTGTTTCGGGCAGGACCGTCGGGTCGGCGACGCGCACCCAATGGCGCTTGGCGCAGTAGGGCGCCTGCATGATGCCGTCGATCTCCGTCAGCTCGTCGAACTCCTCCGGCGTGCACTTGATCGTGAGCCCGTCGAGCACGCCGGGATCCTCGCCGGTGATCAGGAACATCTTGCCGGCGACCTTGAACACGAGGTGCTCGCCCCACTGCCTGACCACCGTGGTCTGCGGCAACGCCAGGGCGAAGGCCTTGAGGCGGTCGAGGCGCATGGGCTCAGGTGAGGAACGGCTTGACCTTGGCCAGCAGCGTATCGACCTCAAACGGCTTCTGCATGAAACCGGCAACCCCGAGGTTGGCGCTGCGCTGCATGGCCTCGCTCTCGCTGTAGCCGCTCATCAGGATGACGGGCTGCCGGGCACCGAGCATCCGCATCC
Proteins encoded in this region:
- a CDS encoding RsmB/NOP family class I SAM-dependent RNA methyltransferase gives rise to the protein MAEDVKQGLEKASGASKPTFGGWEAAVGLTERWLARSERVDTLLEGLPSALAGQERARAQQLFYGVVRWSSRLEAALAGLMARPPRTKVKAVLVVAGFELLEGGPGLTAKVIHHAVEKAKTVCSAKEAGLVNAVARKLALRLAEPPADVATEFAHPEWLVARWTQQFGAATTRKLLEWNQQPAPVYARWRIDAPVPEFLAPTKWPGFYEVKPGKWDEIRRLANEGALYLQDPSTRLCIGLLAPQPGEIILDACAAPGGKSLFIADTMKTGKVVALDEPGEPGKVDIRLVRLKENLSRAPAGVEVAQVEADLRKVNTDFYRNLNLPLSYDGVLLDAPCSNTGVMRHRIDVKWRLQDGDFARHAEQQLELLHAAARLVRPGGRIVYSTCSVDAQENEQVIKGFFDSRAGGPFRLEAGVQAYPWKDGHDGAGAFLLKKGD
- a CDS encoding aspartyl protease family protein, translating into MTGCSTVSRRAPGRTVVEVKATVLPARIISNFFVIESKQEDGSVYRFLVDTGSTVSYVSPALARRIAVKPRKDATPQRVRVRSASGGELELEATILRRLWLGESLFERVPALIFDFTELSGHLGLPIDGIIGFPVFRNTLLTLDYPGARLVVAPYPAAFAPPPKQTPRVSTIAFNNQQGTPLIPIQMGNESFVVLVDSGSDGSLSLNPVGLHPRFANGPRIGTIISSLSGDRRQLTGRLNQSVLIGAHTIDKPIVDLTEQLSSIGGEFLRHFVLTFDQRRNQVTFIHDADGPVTMEPRRSTGLSFTRGPVYWRVLTVIPDTPTAALPVQAGDLCIRINGEPVDKWGYDRYAALVKTTPKITYTFLTGTKETDVEVPVFELVP
- a CDS encoding MFS transporter gives rise to the protein MISAAASPVSAAPSSGPKPLSLGVIFLTLYIDLIGFSIIFPLGPDLINYYLNVDGHGGLLGWMLGQSNAIAHSLGRDNAFAAVLFGGVLSSFFSILQFIFAPFWGAISDKRGRRGVLLLTVAGTALGYLVWVLSGSFWLFLLSRIVTGAFSGNLSVATAAVADVTTRAERAKAMGLVGAAFGLGLVTGPTLGALTASLNLLARHPSLARFGVNPFSVPALIALSLCLVNLGWIYWRFRESLTPAARAEARDPRIRNPLAAILGLANPAVRRANLVAFTYSVAFVAMETSLTFLAAERFGYTARQNGFLLGFLGLCAIVTQGYIVRKLLAKIDEVRVLNSGLAASAAGLFVIGFAVQPWMLYAGLACLALGSGLVNPATSGLISLYSGPEEQGRVLGIFRSLGSLSRAITPLLAGAGFWLFGSRCVFTAAAVISGFAFALGLALPQPHK
- a CDS encoding MmcQ/YjbR family DNA-binding protein gives rise to the protein MRLDRLKAFALALPQTTVVRQWGEHLVFKVAGKMFLITGEDPGVLDGLTIKCTPEEFDELTEIDGIMQAPYCAKRHWVRVADPTVLPETQLLARIRRSYDLVVARLPRKVQAVISPAVPPR